A single genomic interval of Eleutherodactylus coqui strain aEleCoq1 chromosome 3, aEleCoq1.hap1, whole genome shotgun sequence harbors:
- the LOC136620814 gene encoding two pore calcium channel protein 1-like: MSESPGKSSPDVSSAGNNGAEEGCGVPAEDPEENLLLAAAYVYDAQYNRNIPFETSPKAVRLYYIYNHWAMQVATYICITVDLALAIFEEPAVYQLPFLATSIVEVFCLLAFFVRLVHFSKVTPRSIFWKDTKNICVMVTIGLNLIDLIIYGSLLIAHIPSVRWSRVLRPIYLVNFAESRQIRRAFRSIRNTLPEILYVFLLFMFSVLIFSLMAQKLFESRKLKTSEGEPYFENYLDGVFNLYVLVTTANSPDVMMPAYDYNGWFSIFFIAYIILNTYIFMSVFLAVVYNNYRKHLKNEIRKLAYMKRRKMVDAFNALKVQEGSDFVISETTWLKLVKLVAPDISNSHRQLLLRVSKEDYQRHVGKEAFIRLADLLNIQVITMKARMHPFECWMPHLYRCAASRFIRKVVLHKGFVYAFDVVIVVNAIFIALDDKNPLISNAEWVFLSLYVIEILLKLYTYDPRSFFAKSQFWNWFDTFIIIAALIATSVNTALKSASLYKSQEILDIVFILRVLRLIRIIDSIQRFRVIMNTLINILPTMLTFCGLILTIYYVFAIIGMEIFKNKIKFFPEDSSEPYAQECGAEALRGSSFAKNKYCKNNFNNLGSAFVVLVELTVVNQWHVLATGFALVTHQAAKLYFIAFHVVVVIMIINIFVAFILEAFFVEYSLEKSEVETAIEKKIQELGMAVQEGDIPTGKLVDNMDNCENDLGGFGEENQKGLMFQIASKRYRTVDALLQRMFEAEIPPEDEGPPMEDIMNLSPSDLYIENPTFNSAA, translated from the exons actttacTATATTTACAACCACTGGGCTATGCAAGTAGCCACCTATATCTGTATCACGGTTGACTTGGCACTGGCCATTTTTGAAGAACCTGCAGTTTACCAGCTCCCTTTTTTG GCTACCTCCATTGTGGAGGTCTTTTGCTTACTAGCTTTCTTTGTTCGACTTGTACATTTTAGTAAAGTCACTCCTCGTAGTATTTTCTGGAAGGACACAAAGAACATCTGTGTAATGGTCACAATAGGT CTCAACTTAATAGACTTGATTATCTATGGATCTTTGCTCATTGCTCACATACCTAGTGTTCGGTGGTCTCGAGTACTACGTCCAATTTACCTGGTTAATTTTGCTGAAAGTCGACAG ATCCGCCGAGCATTCCGTAGCATCAGGAACACATTACCCGAGATCCTTTATGTCTTCCTTCTTTTCATGTTCAGTGTTCTCATTTTTTCACTCATGGCTCAGAAACTTTTTGAAAGCAG AAAACTTAAAACATCTGAAGGAGAGCCTTATTTTGAAAACTACCTTGACGGCGTATTTAATCTTTACGTGTTGGTAACTACTGCTAACAGCCCTGATGTCAT GATGCCAGCTTATGACTACAACGGGTGGTTTTCCATCTTCTTCATAGCCTACATTATTCTGAACACTTATATTTTCATGTCCGTCTTCTTAGCGGTTGTTTACAATAACTACAGAAAACATTTAAAG AATGAGATCCGTAAATTGGCTTACATGAAGCGACGCAAGATGGTAGATGCCTTTAATGCCCTGAAGGTACAGGAAGGATCAGATTTTGTCATTTCCGAAACTACATGGCTAAAATTAGTAAAGTTGGTGGCTCCAGATATCAGTAACTCCCACAGACAACTTCTCCTAAGAGTGTCTAAAGAAGATTATCAAAGACATGTAG GAAAGGAAGCTTTTATACGCTTGGCTGACTTGCTGAACATTCAAGTGATCACTATGAAGGCTCGTATGCATCCATTTGAATGCTGGATGCCTCACCTGTACAGATGTGCAGCAAGTCGCTTTATCCGCAAGGTTGTCCTTCATAA AGGCTTTGTATATGCTTTTGATGTCGTCATTGTAGTAAATGCCATTTTCATTGCCCTGGATGACAAAAATCCATTAATATCCAATGCAGAGTGGgtgttcctctccctctatgtCATAGAGATACTTCTCAAACTTTACACGTACGATCCCAGATCATTCTTCGCAAAGAGCCAGTTTTGGAATTG GTTTGACACCTTCATCATCATTGCTGCTCTTATTGCTACATCCGTGAACACTGCGCTGAAATCAG CAAGTCTGTACAAAAGCCAAGAAATtctagacattgtcttcatcctTCGTGTTCTCCGGCTCATAAGAATCATTGACAGCATTCAGAG ATTTCGTGTCATCATGAACACATTGATAAACATCCTTCCAACGATGTTGACTTTTTGTGGCCTTATTTTA ACTATATATTATGTTTTTGCCATTATTGGGATGGAAATTTTCAAGAACAAAATCAAATTCTTTCCGGAGGATTCCTCTGAGCCTTATGCACAGGAGTGCGGAGCAGAAGCCTTGAGGGGCTCGTCCTTTGCCAAAAACAAATACTGCAAGAATAACTTCAACAACTTGGGTTCTGCCTTTGTTGTTCTAGTGGAGCTGACTGTGGTTAACCAGTGGCATG TTCTTGCTACTGGGTTTGCTCTTGTGACCCATCAGGCAGCAAAACTGTATTTCATAGCTTTCCATGTCGTGGTTGTCATCATGATTATCAA CATATTTGTAGCATTTATTTTGGAAGCTTTTTTTGTGGAATACTCCCTGGAGAAAAGTGAAGTTGAAACTGCCATTGAAAAGAAGATCCAGGAGCTCGGAATGGCAGTACAGGA GGGAGATATTCCTACTGGAAAATTAGTGGACAACATGGACAATTGTGAAAATGACCTTGGAGGGTTCGGTGAGGAGAACCAGAAAGGATTGATGTTTCAAATTGCCTCAAAAC GCTATAGGACAGTGGATGCCTTGTTACAGCGTATGTTTGAGGCAGAAATACCCCCAGAGGATGAAGGGCCGCCAATGGAGGACATTATGAATTTGTCACCCAGTGACCTTTATATTGAAAATCCAACATTCAACTCAGCAGCCTAA
- the MTLN gene encoding mitoregulin, producing MAEASERTLYLAVLLSFAAGVLVGWQANRQRRRYLDWRKKRLQDKLQEAQKKLDLS from the coding sequence ATGGCGGAGGCGTCGGAGCGCACTCTGTACCTGGCGGTGCTGCTCAGCTTCGCCGCCGGGGTCCTTGTAGGCTGGCAGGCTAACCGGCAGCGCAGGAGGTACCTGGACTGGAGGAAGAAGAGGCTGCAGGATAAACTGCAGGAGGCCCAGAAGAAGCTGGACCTCTCCTAA